The genomic interval TAGCTTTTAGTGCTAAGGCTTTGCTGTATTATTATAGCCTTTTAGGATCACTTTTGAGGCTCTCAATGGAGTTTGATTGGCCGTAATCTATGctatgttattaaaatatatattctttttaaattaaagtgaGACAACTTGTTAGTGCATTTGCTGCGTTgagataaaaattgatttaattaaatgcaTATATGTATGATTGGAAAGAGTAAATGTAAtctttatcttaaaaattaattatgcttaCCAGATATGCTTTATAAGCAAAGAACAAAGAGGAAATGACTAATGAATAAAGTCTGCACGTGAAAGCATAGTTTTATTGGGTAAAAGTTAAATAGATTTCTCAGGTGAAAGAACTCTAATAAACTTGAGAATGAagcaattattaaaaagaatgacaaaaatttgaCATAGAAATTGGTAAGCAAACTGTCAGCACTCATGTAGAAAGCAATCGATCGGCACGAGAAgatgagaaaattaatttcaatgtaGCAGTGGCCTAATAGATCTTAATTGAGTGCAAACAAAGGTTCTTCACCTAAAAGTCTTTGGATCGATTgctatatatttttcaaagataattaaattttaagttatccTTAATcccataaataattttccaaGAGGGGTTCGTTAGTTAGATTAGATCCACCAAAACCCTAATCCAATCAAATGTTAGATAAGGATGCTTTACCAACATCTAATCAGAAAACaataaactatatatatatatataaagtaagaaaactagaatcaatttttttgggtggaaTTTAGTTATGCCCCAACCTAATATACCATCTCTAATTTCAACATTgaagtttctttctttcagcATTCACCAACTACACCACCTGCTCAAATCTTTATCCATTTGTCAATTGTATAAAGGCccttattatttataatttgtactAGATAGGaccacacaaaaaaaaaaaattaaattaaatttatgattagACATATTTCAGACTTGATGTTTGCAGTTCACATAGAGTTGTTTTCGCCATTTCATGTGTTTTGGTAAGAATGGAGAAAACACAATGACATGTTTTAGATAATGTACTTCAATTGTTGCGTTTTTCCCACCACCAAGCCAATATAGAAgaaatgataacaaacttttatatgaatttttgtttcctatatatatacatgacaTGTCCTCTAGTAACTActgatcaaattatttacaatttaattatatccaaactttaatttaaattaataatatcataacTATAATGCACATTGattaacctaaaaatttatttgaaattattttacgcttaaaaatatatgttattttaagtTATCCTAGTCCTCTCAATGAGATTTATTAAAGTGTGCGCTCAAGATTAGAAATAACAAATTGTCATAACTCGCTTTGTTTGCACTAATTGTGAGATTAGATTAAAATTTGTGCAAATAATCTAATCGGAAAAATTTTTATCCATCGATCAAATGCATAATGCATCCCAATAATATAGTTTCAAAGTTTATTCTTAATACAAATGAGATCGTACTCCAcacttttttatattattatgagTGAAAACAAAGTCCTTCggaattcaaattcattcCGGTAGTGAAGAGAGGAACGAAGCTTCACTACACGAGCACCCTTTGAACCTAAAAGGCAACCATCAATGCAACAACAAACAATTAGCCTACCGTACAAGCAAGAAGTATTGAAATCGAAGTTACTGCTAGAAGTGAAAAGGTCTAAAACAACCTACGTACACCTAAAGTTTTAGTGAAAGCTCGTCGGGTATTTGCATCGCCAAGCAAACAAAAGAACCAACAAACAACCAGAACTTGACATTCAAGTTATGATCTCAGCCTCAGGAAGTGGCAAGTAGAAGCCTACAAGTGTAATAAACTATGATGGCATCTTAATAATGAGTGCTGCTTCTTTGCTTCAGCTATAGGTCAAAGTTAAAACGTGTGATTGGTCCAAGTTCACTTCACGGCTGTCCCCTTCTAGTGCCCACAAAGATGAACCAAGGGTAGAGACAAAATGGGACTTCTGAaggataattaaattattgaaaatgttaTCCATTATCATTTACCTAATACTTGTCTTAAATGTCGGTCGATTTCATTGAAGAATATGACCcagattttataaaaaagatatCAAAGATAAAGATCACATCTTAGAGATTAATCCTGATTGGATCTTGCTTTGAAATGATAGcaccaaaatatcatttgGTGGGCCGAAAACGTTTGAAATGGAAGTGGGTCAAGTCAGGCccaaattcaaattggaaagAATTAACTCACAAACGACAGTACGTAGGAATTTACATGGCTTAGTTACTAAAGGATCAAATTCAGTAAAGACAGAggatttattttgattatgtgATTTGAAGGAAAAGAAGGGGTGAGAGTTTATAGAATTGAAATTTCCAAATGCTTGCTTCATGTGACTTTGATTATTACTATTCACGTGTTTCTGGACTTGATTTGCATCAACTCAGCTTTTTCAAGctgcaaaataatataaaaagaaagaataagtgAAATATAGTGAAAGTAACTCCTTTGTGATTCATCTTGTTGAACTTAATTTGTAGTAACTTCATTGCCAATTTTAAGTATGCTTATGTTAATCTCAAATCTCAgtgagtaataaataaatgcattaatataattatcatttatcaCGACCTCTGTCAAAATACGATCATGTAAGTTACAAAAGAAACTCAACAATGTtaatgacccaaaatattgtaacttcataaacacataaatataaataaagtcaCATAAAAGCAAACGTTTCCCAATTCAGTATTTCTATAAATTCTCGCCCATTCTTTTCCTCCAAATCACATCATCAAGATTCCAGATCCCTTTCACTTGAACTCAGATAAAAAGATCATTTTTGGTATACTTATTATGGCGGCGTCAAAGCAAATGGCTCAAGCACTGCTGGCGGCCGCATGCATTGCCATGCTGGTCCAGTCGGGGCTAGCCCAGTTTCAGTTACCACAGACTCCAGGCCTCACGGTTCCACCTGGATGGGGTTCGGGAGATGTACTAAAATGTTGGTCATCACTTGCTAACACTGAAGGCTGCGTAACGTCAATTTTCAGCTccattttttctctcaacttCAACAGCATTGCGCCTGCCTGCTGCAAGGCCTTTGTCGCAATTGACGCCGGCTGTTTTCATATAATGTTCCCGTGGAATCCTTTCTTCCCTCAACTGTTGAACGATTTTTGTTCTCGCATCGAAGGCGGCGCCCGCGGTGTTCCACCATCCCCGCCGGTGTCTGCTTGAGCACTTAGTACTTACCAATGCTGCAGCTGCATCACTTATTGatgaagatttttatttaacctGATTAATAAGACGAAATTTTAGAATTGTATGTATTGGTTAATTAGCCTATGTATTGGTTAATTAGTGGGAAATAAAGGTTGATTGatggtttttttaattttgattacttGTGAGACTTCCTATTGAATTAATAAGTAGTGTGATTTCTAATATGacaaatcttatttaaaaattaagagataTCAAATTCATCATTACTTATCCCCAGAAGTTAATAAGTTAAAGCAATCCTACACCTATAACATGAAAAAGAACCAACAGCGTATATAGCAAAACTCAAATAACTCAGAACTAGTAAGTTGATAAACCTGGAGCGGCCATCAGGGCCACACGTGCGAAGATGAATACAATCGAATTCCAAAAATTGGCTTGAGGTGATTTGGCTGATtcattatgattattattttttatttttttgctgttaaaattaaatatactaGCTTAATTGGTTTAATGGATTGtagtatgatttttttatggtaGAGATTGTAATGTCCTGTAacagttattttattttattttcagtacTGTATGTAGCTGGTtctgaattaatttaattgcgTCATCTTAAAGCTATTTTGGTTTAGAGACATTCATTTATCAAGACTATTctaaaaacattaataaatgTTCACTTTTACCATATGAAATAATCTGGTTTTaagtattaatattatttgttttatttaaaaatttattaattttcttagattGATAAATACAACTATTTCTTAGGTTGATCAAAGTCATCTTGCTCAATATTTTGGCATTCACAATGATCTTCTTggatattaaagtaatttttcccTTTAccttaatagtaataataacaataataagagCTACAAATTTATTAACTCAACAAAATTGACTCtcatgttttataataaatagaaatataatattaaaataaatgtaacaatatagacattttaaaataattttaatagtaaaatactttacaatcttatatatattaaactagattttataataaatagaagcataatattaaaataaatatttacaaatttaaattgttctcaatgttatataaaataattttatgataaatacaaatatattattaaaataaataaaataatttacattttaaaatttatttcatatattaaaaaatcctAATATTATTAGCTTATtagacaaattaaactatttaaattatatttgtattcattaaaatattttaaattatagtttaaaaaaaagtcacgGCACcctctatttaaaatttaggaaTTTCTATGACTATTTCCTTGAATGTTGAGAGCATAATTGCCTTctactttaataataataagaaagtGCTTTGCTCGTGGTATTATGATGCATGTAACCTATATATAtcctttaaaataatatatctaaatagattaagaaaataacagaaattatataaactaaaacaaaagaaagtagcattattcttattaatcaACATTATTCCCAAATCAAACATCAATATTAGTACTGTATCCTATGAAAATCAACTATGAAAGGTTTTTCTTAATCAAAATGTTTGCTTTATGTGACTTTGATTATTAGTATTCATGTGTTTCTGGACTTGAGTTGCATCATCTCAGCTTTTTCAAGctgcaaaataatataaaagaaagaataagttaaaaataatgaagtaaCTTCTTTGTGATTCATTTTGTTGAACTTAATTTGTAATCACTAGATTGCCAATTTTAAGCATGCTTATGTTAATCTCAAATCTCAgtgagtaataaataaatacgttaatataattatcatttatcaCGACCTCTGTCAAAATACGATCATGTAAGTTACAAAAGAAACTCAACAATGTtaatgacccaaaatattgtAACTTCATAAACACATAACTATAAATAAAGTCACATAAAAGCAAACGTTTCCCAATTcaatatttctataaattcTCACCCATTCTTTTCCTCCAAATCACATCATCAAGATTCCAGATCCCTTTCACTTAAACTCAGATAAAAAGATCATTTTTGGTATACTTATTATGGCGGCGTCAAAGCAAATGGCTCAAGCACTGCTGGCGGCCGCATGCATTGCCATGCTGGTCCAGTCGGGGCTAGCCCAGTTTCAATTACCACAGACTCCAGGCCTCACGATTCCAACAGGATGGGGTTCGGGAGATGTACTAAAATGTTGGTCATCACTTGCTAACACTGAAGGCTGCGTAACGTCAATTTTCAGCTCCATTTTTTCTCTAAACTTCAACAGCATTGCGCCTGCCTGCTGCAAGGCCTTTGTTGCAATTGATGCTGGCTGTTTTCATATAATGTTCCCGTGGAATCCTTTCTTCCCTCAACTGTTGAACGATTTCTGTGCTCGCATCGAAGGCGGCGCCCGCGGCGTTCCACCATCCCCGTCGGTGTCTGCTTGAGTACTTGGTACTTACCAACGCTGCGGCTGCATCACTTATTGATGAAGATTTTAGAATTGTATGCTTGAGCTCAGCCTATGTATTGGTTAATTAGTGggaaataaaagttgattgatggtttaattttgattatttgtgAGACTTCCTATTGAATTAATAAGTAGTGTGGCTTGGAATATGACGACGGTCCGGCATGTAATTTTTCACTGGAAGGATTACCCCTCGGTGTTCGCAGATTGGACAACAATCATATTTGATTCACGATTTTGcggattatgaatttttaatctaatccaatctataaattagttaaattcaatccaatccaattcaTACATTTGCGGATCGAATGCGGATTTGACCCAATTTATAttcaatccaccattttgcaGATTAGTTTGCgcgttaaaattttttaatttcatcctATCTACAAACTaactaaatacaaaaataaatattaaaataattttcctatcaataaaattcaagattaaataagatttaagtaaattaattgcttaaataaagttagaaaatacattcaaaatttcaaaatataacataccaaaaaaaatcttattttttatttaattatttttattttatattattatcgaATAAGATATATTATGGtgttaatgtaactatattacaacttatttatttataagtaagtactaatgtcatatttacaagttcaatttttattattttttattttttgcggATTCACAGATTTTTGCAgatttacagaagtaaattcattttcaatccatcGACTGCGGATTATCTACCAATCCACGAATCAAAGTTTTACAGATTAGACAGCCTGAGCAGATCATATTAAATTCTAAACACCCCTACCATGAATCTTATACTATATATCCTTATTACTAATTTAGTATCTATCTTTATAAGAACGTAAAGGTAACAATAgaaatttctaataaattagttATCATGAAATTGAGCTCAAGTAATTTGCAAAAAAAGATaacaaatcttatttttaaaaaaaattaagagataACAAATTCATCATTATTTATCCCCAAAAGCTAATAAGTTAAAGTAATCCTACACCTATAACATGAAAAAGAACCAATAGCGTAcataacaaaattcaaacaactCAGAACTAGTAAGTTGATAAACCTGGAGTGGCCATCAGGGCCACACATGCGAGGACCAATACAATCGAATTCCAAAAATTGGCTTGAGGCGTTTTGGCTGATtcaatatgattattattattttttttggtgttaaaattaaatatactaGCGTAATTGGTTTAATGGATTGtagtatgatttttttatggtaGAGATTGTAATGTCCTGTAACagttatttcatttaattttcagtattGTATGTAGCTGGTcctgaattaatttaattgcgTCATCTTAAAGCTATTTCAGGCTAGAGACATTTATTTATCAAGACTATTctaaaaacattaataaatgTTTGCTTTTACCATATGAAACAATCTCGTTTaagtattaatattatttgttttatttaaaaaaattattaattttcttagattgataaatacaattatttcTGAGGTTGATCAAAGTCATCTTGCTCAATATTTTGGCATTCACCACGATCTCCTTggaaattaaagtaattttttcctttaccttaataataataataacagtgATAAGAGCTACAAAGCCTATAATCTCAAAGTTTGagaaatgattatttagaccctcaaatttttaataagggaCACCAAAACTTTTGTTTACTATAATACTCTTTGGCTTTATTAGCTCAACAAAATTGACTCtcatgttttataataaatagaaatataatattaaaataaatgtaacaatatagacattttaaaataattttaatagtaaaatactttacaatcttatatatattaaactagattttataataaatagaagcataatattaaaataaatatatacaaatttaaattgttcTCAATgctatataaaataattttaatattattaatacatgagataaattttgttaattgtaacatctatttaacccaaaaatttatttaaaattttttatgataaatacaaatatattattaaaataaataaaatgatttatattttataatttatttacatatgaaaaaaataatattattagctTATTCGAAATTAAACTATCGTGTAAGTTACAAAAGAAACTCAGCAATATtaatgacccaaaatattgtaaattcaTAAAGacataaatgtaaataaagtCACATAAAAGCAAACGTTTCCCAATTCAATATTTCTATAAACTCTCCCCCATTCTTTCCCTGCAAATCACATCATCAAGATTCCAGATCCCTTTCACTTGAATTCAGTTAAAAAGATCATTTTTGCTACACTCATTATGGCGGTGTCAAAGCAAATGGCTCAAGCACTGCTGGCGGCTGCATGCATTGCAATGTTGGTCCAGTCGGGGCTAGCCCAGTTTCAGTTACCACAGACTCCAGGCCTCACGGTTCCACCTGGATGGGGTTCAGGAGATGTACTAAAATGTTGGTCATCACTTGCTAACACTGAAGGTTGCGTAACGTCAATTTTCAGCTCCATTTTTTCTCTAAACTTCAACAGCATTGCACCTGCCTGCTGCAAAGCCTTTGTTGCAATTGATGCTGGCTGTTTTCATATAATGTTCCCGTGGAATCCTTTCTTCCCTCAACTGTTGAACGATTTCTGTGCTCGCATCGAAGGCGGCGCCCGCGGCGTTCCACCATCCCCGCCGTTGTCTGCTTGAGTAGAGTACTTGGTACTTACCGACGCTGCAGCTGCATCACTTATTGATGAAGATTTTCATTTAACCTGATTAATTAGACCAAATTAGAATTGCATGCTTGAGCTCCGCCTGTGTATTTGTTAGTTAGTGGGAAATAAAGGGTTGATtgatgtttttttaattttgattatttgtgAGACTTCCTATTTAATAAGTAGTGTGGTTTGGAATATGACAAatctcatttaaaaattaagagatatcaaaatcaaattcatcaTTACTTATCCCCAAAACTAAAGCTATCTTTGGAAGTTAGGATTAAGTGTAggattgaattaattattaggataaaatattaatactatGTTTGACATACTCACTTAGATTGGACTAATGgactaaattcaaaattttatcctaaatTATGGGATTGCTAATCCTAATTTTCATGTGGGTTTAGTTAGGACTAGATAAtgtcaagaaaaatatttgtccATTTATAATATCTTCCATAATTTATTgcaccattttatttataacttaaaaattatttatttattgtttttaattaagtaatttttttattcatgatttacttaaaagttattaatttatttattatttgaataattttatttaatgaaatgatATATCTCATTTGAAATAACCTATAATTTAtacttctttatttgtgcgcgtatatatttcttattagttttatttttaattaattataatatttcttgttaaatatctataaatagttga from Citrus sinensis cultivar Valencia sweet orange chromosome 9, DVS_A1.0, whole genome shotgun sequence carries:
- the LOC107176451 gene encoding uncharacterized protein LOC107176451; this encodes MAVSKQMAQALLAAACIAMLVQSGLAQFQLPQTPGLTVPPGWGSGDVLKCWSSLANTEGCVTSIFSSIFSLNFNSIAPACCKAFVAIDAGCFHIMFPWNPFFPQLLNDFCARIEGGARGVPPSPPLSA
- the LOC107176454 gene encoding uncharacterized protein LOC107176454; the encoded protein is MAASKQMAQALLAAACIAMLVQSGLAQFQLPQTPGLTVPPGWGSGDVLKCWSSLANTEGCVTSIFSSIFSLNFNSIAPACCKAFVAIDAGCFHIMFPWNPFFPQLLNDFCSRIEGGARGVPPSPPIPDPFHLNSDKKIIFGILIMAASKQMAQALLAAACIAMLVQSGLAQFQLPQTPGLTIPTGWGSGDVLKCWSSLANTEGCVTSIFSSIFSLNFNSIAPACCKAFVAIDAGCFHIMFPWNPFFPQLLNDFCARIEGGARGVPPSPSVSA